A genomic segment from Salvia splendens isolate huo1 chromosome 13, SspV2, whole genome shotgun sequence encodes:
- the LOC121761627 gene encoding protein LEAD-SENSITIVE 1-like, translating into MGFLSQRVERSDLKAGDHIYSWRTPVFAYSHHGIYIGDDKVVHLTQEENLSAGASSSFYVSSSAHTYAALCIDSECASREHKSGVVMSCLNCFLGNGSLYRFEYGVSPVVLMAKVRSGTCTLAKSDPPEKVIHRAMHLLQNGFGKYDLLSNNCEDFAMYCATGLLVCGKKRSGASGQVSSFVSIVATAMSYVPLKMLVSNPVTLVASSVAQISFNRYALDVGVRSDATKVEVEDIVVVNSR; encoded by the exons ATGGGGTTTCTATCACAGAGAGTGGAACGAAGCGATTTGAAGGCAGGAGACCATATCTACAGCTGGAGGACTCCTGTTTTCGCATACTCTCATCACG GCATCTATATTGGCGATGACAAAGTGGTGCACTTAACTCAAGAAGAGAATTTGAGTGCTGGTGCCTCATCTTCCTTTTACGTCTCATCATCGGCTCATACTTATGCAGCACTCTGTATTGATTCAGAATGCGCCTCTCGCGAACATAAAAGTGGAGTGGTTATGTCATGCTTGAATTGCTTCTTGGGAAATGGATCTTTGTATCGCTTTGAGTATGGAGTTAGCCCGGTAGTTTTAATGGCTAAGGTTCGATCTGGGACATGCACGCTTGCTAAATCTGATCCTCCGGAAAAGGTGATTCACAGAGCTATGCATTTGCTTCAGAATGGATTCGGGAAGTATGATTTGTTATCAAATAACTGTGAGGATTTTGCTATGTATTGTGCAACTGGACTTCTTGTTTGTGGCAAGAAAAGGTCTGGTGCCAGTGGCCAAGTCTCGTCCTTTGTTAGTATTGTTGCGACTGCAATGAGCTATGTTCCGCTCAAGATGTTGGTTTCAAACCCGGTTACTCTTGTAGCATCATCTGTAGCGCAAATATCTTTTAATCGGTATGCTCTTGATGTTGGTGTTCGGAGTGATGCTACCAAGGTGGAGGTAGAGGACATTGTCGTAGTGAACTCCCGCTGA